In Carya illinoinensis cultivar Pawnee chromosome 16, C.illinoinensisPawnee_v1, whole genome shotgun sequence, a single window of DNA contains:
- the LOC122298959 gene encoding uncharacterized protein LOC122298959 — protein MSHGVGSKGKKPKKSFKKDLLKVAGASHANGARKKEQNGPKCYFCHGYRHLKKDCPKRRAWLEKKRIPFNLEHKRNEHFIVLGNGTQVPVVGVGTLRLLLESRHCLDLFDTLYVPTISRNLISMSRLDYDGYALVFDNKGFHLLRSDSFVGFGVLS, from the exons ATGAGTCATGGAGTTGGAAGTAAAGGAAAGAAACCGAAGAAGAGTTTCAAGAAAGATCTATTGAAGGTTGCAGGAGCTTCTCATGCTAATGGGGCTCGCAAGAAGGAACAGAATGGACCTAAATGCTATTTTTGTCATGGATATAGGCATTTAAAGAAAGATTGCCCAAAACGTAGAGCTTGGCTCGAGAAGAAGA GGATACCTTTCAATCTAGAACATAAACGAAATGAGCATTTTATAGTTTTGGGAAATGGAACTCAAGTACCAGTTGTTGGTGTTGGAACTTTACGTTTGCTTTTAGAGTCAAGGCACTGTTTGGACCTATTTGATACTCTTTATGTTCCTACTAtttctagaaatttaatttccatGTCAAGACTTGATTATGATGGATACGCCTTAGTTTTTGACAATAAAGGTTTTCATTTGTTGAGAAGTGACTCATTTGTTGGTTTTGGTGTTTTATCTTAG